The following coding sequences lie in one Apium graveolens cultivar Ventura chromosome 3, ASM990537v1, whole genome shotgun sequence genomic window:
- the LOC141710690 gene encoding miraculin-like encodes MKTNLFYISFLLVALSTYSIVSGDASPDAVRDMDGDILRAGVHYYILPGFRGMGGGVTLGSTRNESCPLDVVQETFETDNGNLPLTFTMVDPKKGVIRESTDLNIEFNGATICIQSLVWKLNNYDGEYVVSTRGVKGNPGAETLESWFKIEKYLNNYKFVFCPTVCDFCRPRCGDIGISIKNGVRRLVISDEPFMITFLKV; translated from the coding sequence ATGAAGACAAATTTGTTCTACATCTCATTCCTCCTTGTTGCTTTATCAACTTACTCTATTGTTTCAGGGGATGCATCGCCTGATGCTGTACGCGACATGGACGGAGACATACTGCGAGCAGGGGTTCATTACTACATCTTGCCTGGTTTCCGAGGCATGGGCGGTGGTGTAACGCTAGGGAGCACCAGAAATGAATCTTGCCCCTTGGACGTTGTGCAAGAAACATTTGAAACTGACAATGGCAACCTTCCATTAACATTCACTATGGTTGATCCGAAAAAAGGTGTGATACGCGAATCAACTGATTTGAACATCGAGTTCAATGGTGCGACGATTTGCATTCAATCATTGGTATGGAAGCTTAATAACTATGATGGAGAATACGTTGTTAGTACTCGGGGAGTTAAAGGAAACCCGGGAGCTGAAACTCTAGAAAGCTGGTTTAAGATAGAGAAATATTTGAATAACTACAAGTTTGTTTTCTGCCCAACTGTATGCGATTTCTGCAGACCAAGATGTGGAGATATAGGCATCTCAATCAAGAATGGTGTTAGAAGATTGGTCATTAGCGATGAACCCTTCATGATTACGTTCTTGAAGGTTTGA